A single region of the Pseudomonas sp. B21-023 genome encodes:
- a CDS encoding YjfI family protein, with product MAGKKSSTDYMRDMRARLKAAGLVKRELWILPEHAAALRGIEKALRQPHAGKQVRTEDFMTEHTHWTIETLHGALQGLDEVRDGSIGLSLQQGAEPSLKLVMNELDGLPLYIAVAGEQILVDTLLVEANQVKDRAAFNDAVLRTRDVFPLSSIGLHTLPSGESVYTMFGALSAASSLDNIVQEIHTLADNVITAAEDFEDYFTH from the coding sequence ATGGCAGGCAAGAAAAGCTCCACCGACTACATGCGTGACATGCGCGCCCGGCTCAAGGCCGCGGGCCTGGTCAAGCGTGAGCTGTGGATCCTGCCCGAGCACGCCGCCGCCCTGCGCGGTATAGAGAAGGCTTTACGTCAGCCCCACGCGGGCAAACAGGTCAGAACGGAGGATTTCATGACCGAGCACACCCACTGGACGATCGAAACGCTGCACGGCGCCCTGCAAGGCCTGGACGAGGTGCGCGACGGGTCGATCGGCCTGTCCCTGCAACAGGGCGCCGAGCCCAGCCTCAAGCTGGTGATGAACGAACTGGACGGCCTGCCGCTGTACATCGCCGTGGCCGGTGAGCAGATCCTGGTCGATACGCTGCTGGTGGAAGCCAACCAGGTGAAAGACCGCGCTGCATTCAACGATGCGGTGCTGCGCACCCGCGACGTGTTCCCGCTGTCGTCCATCGGCCTGCACACACTGCCGTCGGGCGAGTCGGTGTACACCATGTTCGGCGCCCTGAGCGCGGCTTCGTCGCTGGACAACATCGTCCAGGAGATCCACACCCTGGCCGACAACGTCATCACCGCCGCCGAAGATTTCGAAGACTACTTCACCCACTGA
- a CDS encoding DUF2491 family protein, with protein MGWLKRFMGFEAPKPAAGSQAQGNLPFGLGSGRMLKLDRSLKLLLDGHSELEVPEQEVVWAVGEVDLGQSVRLARFYMEDEDYWLQVVMNGASADDVRDIILFGYYSVVPVTSDAELKRLVGPESNIGLPYYEHEGYEFVRQWGSEEGQTELTPISEWVTSPETSYRIQHLSMLYARETGLTDRREFLLLSVEEDEDGNVSLTTSVGVTLQSTDFNVI; from the coding sequence GTGGGTTGGTTGAAACGCTTCATGGGCTTCGAAGCCCCCAAACCTGCCGCCGGCAGCCAGGCCCAAGGCAACCTGCCATTTGGCCTGGGTAGCGGGCGCATGCTCAAGCTCGATCGCTCGCTCAAACTGCTGCTCGACGGGCATTCCGAGCTGGAGGTCCCCGAGCAGGAAGTGGTCTGGGCGGTCGGTGAAGTCGACCTCGGCCAGTCGGTGCGCCTGGCGCGCTTCTATATGGAAGACGAGGACTACTGGCTGCAGGTGGTGATGAACGGCGCGTCCGCTGACGATGTCCGTGACATCATCCTGTTCGGTTATTACAGCGTGGTGCCGGTCACCAGCGACGCCGAACTCAAACGCCTGGTCGGCCCCGAGTCGAACATCGGCCTGCCGTACTACGAGCACGAAGGCTACGAGTTCGTTCGCCAGTGGGGCAGCGAAGAGGGACAGACCGAGCTCACGCCGATCAGCGAGTGGGTCACCAGCCCCGAAACCAGCTACCGCATCCAGCACCTGTCGATGCTGTATGCCCGCGAAACCGGTCTGACCGACCGCCGCGAATTCCTCCTGCTGTCGGTGGAGGAAGACGAGGACGGCAATGTCAGCCTGACCACTTCGGTGGGTGTCACCCTGCAATCAACGGACTTCAACGTCATCTGA
- a CDS encoding PspA/IM30 family protein, giving the protein MSLLRKIVTALRGGASEVGEAIVDSQALRILDQEIRDADNNLIDARNQLVKIMAKHKTAQQRITEFDKTIGDWEQKAIAALDKGEEGLAHECAARIADLTNQRDSEQALADQFGASVTTLTATVSKTEAQIKGLKQQVDLVKARESVQRAQVSAASATGGANGSLETAVGSLDRIKKRQTERAAELEAAAELAGKADGSDLEARLKSAGIGASNSGADDVLARLKAKAAKPAE; this is encoded by the coding sequence ATGAGTTTGTTGAGAAAGATCGTCACCGCCCTGCGTGGCGGCGCTTCGGAAGTCGGTGAGGCGATCGTCGACTCCCAGGCCCTGCGCATCCTCGACCAGGAGATCCGCGACGCGGACAACAACCTGATCGATGCGCGCAACCAGTTGGTCAAGATCATGGCCAAGCACAAGACCGCGCAGCAGCGCATCACCGAGTTCGACAAGACCATCGGCGATTGGGAGCAGAAGGCCATTGCCGCGCTGGACAAGGGCGAGGAAGGCCTGGCTCACGAATGCGCGGCGCGCATCGCCGACCTGACCAACCAGCGTGACAGCGAGCAGGCGCTGGCCGACCAGTTCGGTGCGTCGGTGACGACCCTGACCGCCACCGTGAGCAAGACCGAGGCGCAGATCAAGGGCCTCAAGCAGCAGGTGGACCTGGTCAAGGCCCGCGAGAGCGTGCAGCGTGCCCAGGTCAGTGCGGCCTCGGCCACCGGCGGTGCCAATGGCAGCCTGGAAACGGCGGTCGGCTCGCTGGATCGCATCAAGAAGCGTCAGACCGAGCGTGCCGCCGAGCTGGAAGCGGCGGCGGAACTGGCAGGCAAGGCTGACGGCAGCGATCTGGAAGCACGCCTGAAGTCGGCCGGGATCGGCGCCAGTAACAGTGGTGCCGACGATGTGCTGGCACGCTTGAAGGCCAAGGCGGCCAAGCCGGCGGAGTGA